In one window of Flavobacterium ginsengisoli DNA:
- a CDS encoding L,D-transpeptidase family protein has translation MKKFYSLVVICLFVGCKKESPKLTPIIKKTVPAIILTDERKVEIDTAIIGTYKSETLKQFYIGSENQTIWGNLKKRTFVLSQLEESDKLGLEPEDYKISQLKKFESKIASLSDKDLASYDVLLTYNFEKYLNHLYKGKLDPKKLYTNWDLDEKEFDVNSVLIKGFNKNKLDSIVENIQPKTQIYKELLKALEIINTFPDDNVKTIESVDKIVLNDTNPALVNIKKRLLYWNDMSGKDSLTKIYDKKTFESVKRFQERHGLASDGVIGAGTIRALNHSKEDRKKQIIANLERWRWYPSELAENYFIINIPDYSLNVVESNDTTLVRNVVVGTSKRRTPIITSYLKTVVFNPTWTVPPTILKEDVVPAMKRNRNYLANKNITIYDTSGKVVSPMAWNENKPNNYRYVQSPGYDNSLGLMKILFPNHHSVYLHDTNHRGIFGRNNRSMSSGCVRVENPLELAQHILDVDGNWPQDRIDTIIASKTTMSFKITKKYALYQWYWTAWSKKNQLIFRADIYDLDSDLYAKLRN, from the coding sequence ATGAAAAAATTTTACTCTTTAGTAGTAATATGTCTTTTTGTGGGCTGCAAAAAAGAAAGCCCAAAACTTACACCTATTATAAAAAAAACGGTACCAGCAATTATACTTACTGATGAAAGAAAAGTTGAAATTGATACTGCAATAATTGGCACTTATAAAAGCGAAACTTTAAAACAATTTTATATAGGGTCTGAAAATCAGACAATATGGGGAAATCTTAAAAAGAGAACTTTTGTTTTATCACAATTAGAAGAATCAGATAAATTGGGCTTAGAACCAGAGGATTACAAAATATCTCAACTTAAAAAATTCGAGAGTAAAATTGCTTCACTCAGCGATAAAGACTTGGCTTCTTATGATGTTTTGCTGACTTATAATTTTGAAAAATATTTAAATCATTTATATAAGGGAAAGTTAGACCCCAAAAAATTATACACCAACTGGGATTTAGATGAAAAAGAGTTTGATGTAAATTCTGTATTAATTAAAGGATTCAACAAAAACAAACTAGACAGCATTGTTGAGAACATTCAACCTAAAACTCAAATTTACAAAGAGTTACTAAAAGCACTTGAAATCATAAATACTTTTCCAGATGACAATGTAAAAACTATTGAATCTGTCGATAAAATCGTTTTAAACGATACAAATCCTGCTTTAGTTAATATTAAAAAAAGGCTTTTGTATTGGAACGACATGTCTGGAAAAGATAGTCTTACAAAGATTTACGACAAAAAAACATTCGAATCTGTAAAAAGATTTCAAGAAAGGCACGGTTTAGCTTCAGATGGAGTTATTGGAGCTGGAACTATTCGCGCTTTAAACCATTCTAAGGAAGATAGAAAAAAACAGATAATTGCTAATTTGGAGCGTTGGAGATGGTATCCGTCAGAATTAGCTGAAAACTATTTTATTATAAACATTCCTGATTACAGCTTAAATGTTGTTGAAAGTAATGATACAACTTTGGTTAGAAATGTTGTAGTTGGAACTAGCAAAAGAAGAACACCAATTATTACTTCTTACCTAAAAACAGTTGTTTTTAACCCGACTTGGACTGTTCCTCCAACAATTCTAAAAGAAGATGTTGTTCCAGCAATGAAAAGAAATCGCAATTATTTGGCTAATAAAAATATTACGATTTATGATACTTCTGGAAAAGTAGTTTCTCCAATGGCTTGGAATGAAAACAAACCCAACAATTATCGTTATGTACAAAGTCCTGGTTATGATAATTCGTTGGGATTAATGAAAATTTTGTTTCCAAATCATCACAGTGTTTATCTGCACGATACAAATCACCGAGGTATTTTTGGACGCAATAATCGTTCTATGAGTTCGGGATGTGTTCGCGTTGAAAATCCGCTGGAATTGGCTCAACACATATTAGATGTTGACGGAAATTGGCCTCAAGACAGAATTGACACTATTATTGCAAGTAAAACAACCATGAGTTTTAAGATTACCAAAAAGTATGCTTTGTACCAATGGTATTGGACAGCATGGAGCAAAAAAAATCAGCTCATTTTCAGAGCTGATATTTATGATTTAGATTCGGATTTATATGCGAAATTAAGAAATTAA